One Etheostoma cragini isolate CJK2018 chromosome 6, CSU_Ecrag_1.0, whole genome shotgun sequence DNA window includes the following coding sequences:
- the LOC117945941 gene encoding phospholipase A and acyltransferase 3-like — MKTPILVPLILLLGITLTTSTGQYQFGDIIAFERTCVGDKTVYKHYAIYVGPSTGIDVGQGDNDIYHLTGKGCMVSEAKFGKLNDVKKTSKVLKDNYLDDHGYKMKYDKGFEDQVKKRIGDTRGQWSFYRLFNNNCEQFATQIRYGVPSLQQKGTMAESVLKGKESATKVLENIAKHMTMETQCPFTDG, encoded by the exons atgaaaaccccAATCTTGGTTCCTTTGATCCTTCTGCTGGGGATCACACTAACAACGAGTACTGGGCAG TACCAATTCGGAGACATCATTGCATTTGAGAGAACGTGTGTAGGAGATAAAACAGTCTACAAGCACTATGCTATTTATGTGGGCCCAAGTACAGGAATAGACGTCGGCCAAGGAGATAACGACATATATCACCTCACAG GTAAAGGATGCATGGTTTCTGAGGCTAAGTTTGGTAAACTTAACGACGTgaagaaaacgtcaaaagtcTTAAAGGACAATTACCTCGATGATCATGGctacaaaatgaaatatgacAAAGGCTTCGAGGATCAGGTGAAGAAGCGAATTGGGGACACACGTGGACAATGGAGCTTCTATAGACTCTTCAACAACAACTGTGAACAATTTGCTACCCAGATCCGCTACGGGGTGCCCAGTCTTCAGCAG aAAGGCACAATGGCTGAATCTGTTTTAAAAGGAAAGGAGTCAGCAACTAAAGTGCTGGAGAACATAGCCAAACACATGACCATGGAGACGCAGTGTCCTTTTACTGATGGCTAA